The Lycium barbarum isolate Lr01 chromosome 12, ASM1917538v2, whole genome shotgun sequence genome includes a region encoding these proteins:
- the LOC132623658 gene encoding paired amphipathic helix protein Sin3-like 2 isoform X2 produces MKRFRDDVCANPQFKRPFGSSRGESYGQSQLPGSGAGGGGSGSGGGGGGTGEGGAGASVSTQKLTTNDALSYLKEVKDMFQDQREKYDLFLDVMKDFKAQRIDTAGVIARVKDLFKGHPNLILGFNTFLPKGFEITLTDEEQAPQKKTVEFEEAISFVNKIKKRFQNDDHVYKSFLDILNMYRKEHKGITEVYQEVAALFEDHPDLLDEFTRFLPDTSGTASATQTSFGRPSFNRYDERSSAIPLLRQPHMDKQRFRRDRIISSHAERDPSVERPEMDDDKTMVKLHKEQKRRAEKENRDRRSRDQDYREPDNENNGDLGMHRIADKRKSGRKVEEFGGTYDDKDGVKNIYSQEFTFCERVKERLRSPTDYQAFLKCLHIYSTEIITRKELQSLVADLLGKFPDLMEGFNEFLERCERIDGFLAGVMSKKSLWNEGHTSKSVKEEEKDKEQKREIDGKEKDRYKEKYWGKSIQELDLSNCQSCTPSYRLLPEDYPIPTASQRSELGAQVLNDHWVSVTSGSEDYSFKHMRRNQYEESLFRCEDDRFELDMLLESVSSTTKRAEELLNSLNDNSVGVDGPARIEDHFTALNLRCIERIYGDHGLDVMDILRRNPSLALPVVLTRLKQKQEEWTKCRSDFNKVWAEIYAKNHYKSLDHRSFYFKQQDSKDLSTKSLLAEIKEIKDKKQKEDDMILAIAAGSRHPISPHLDFEFADPEIHEDLYKLIKYSCEEVCSTEEQLNKVLRLWTTFLEPIFGVTYRLHGSETTDDDVLSKHLGLKNNGTSIGESDGSPRADATTTKSKQSKVVCNGDANSSPQRVNSSRTSFTNTDAHPKEDGLAAAGEHLISSDAATALGADNVCARLESTSGRSTRPSNGTAEDGQGAKSNTDNIPTSECDTSRSLPLVNGGFAEGSRINGYNADSVDPSKHEKEEGELSPNGDFEEDIFGFRDGASRNRSMQYQSGGAEVVGRQDAAGDNDADADDEDSENVSETGEDVSGSESAADECSREEHEEEDDGEHDELNGKVESEGEAEGTSEANFVGGDGTVCQMSERFLLTSKPLAKHVASPQFGGVKSDLQVFYGNDDFYVLYRLHQILYARLLSAKWNATSSESKWRTGKDTGSDPYARFMSALHSLLDGSADNAKFEDECRSIIGNQSYVLFTMDKLIYKLVKQLQTVSSDELDGKLLQLYEYEKSRKPEKYVDSVYYENAHVLLHEENIYRFNCTSSPTRLSIQLMDDGSEKSEVVAVYIDPSFAGYLHNDYLSVEHGKKESSAVMLKRNKRKRTDHDVPSALCMVMENIILVNGLECKMASNSSKISYVLDTEDFFYRLGRKRRNISASRLSCHGQARVERFQRVLTSSL; encoded by the exons ATGAAGCGATTCAGGGATGATGTTTGTGCTAATCCTCAATTTAAACGCCCATTTGGTTCTTCGCGTGGAGAATC ATACGGCCAATCACAGCTTCCTGGAAGTGGCGCTGGTGGAGGAGGCAGTGGCAGCGGAGGCGGCGGCGGCGGCACCGGTGAAGGGGGTGCTGGTGCCAGTGTTAGTACCCAAAAGTTGACAACTAATGATGCATTATCTTATTTGAAGGAAGTTAAGGACATGTTTCAAGACCAAAGGGAGAAATATGACTTGTTCCTTGATGTTATGAAAGACTTTAAGGCTCAAAG AATTGACACTGCGGGTGTCATAGCAAGAGTCAAAGACTTGTTTAAAGGCCATCCAAATTTGATCCTTGGCTTCAATACTTTCTTGCCCAAGGGCTTTGAGATAACCCTCACTGATGAAGAGCAGGCTCCTCAAAAGAAAACAGTTGAGTTTGAAGAAGCAATCAGCTTTGTGAACAAAATAAAG AAACGTTTCCAAAATGATGATCATGTGTACAAGTCTTTCCTCGACATTTTGAACATGTATAGGAAGGAACACAAGGGCATCACTGAGGTGTACCAGGAG GTTGCAGCTCTTTTCGAAGACCACCCAGATTTGCTGGATGAGTTCACGAGATTCTTGCCAGATACTTCAGGTACTGCATCAGCAACACAAACGTCGTTTGGCCGCCCTTCCTTCAATCGTTATGATGAGAGGAGCTCTGCTATTCCCTTGCTTCGGCAACCACACATGGACAAA CAACGTTTCCGCCGGGATAGGATTATCAGTTCTCATGCAGAACGTGATCCTAGTGTTGAGCGCCCTGAGATGGATGATGATAAAACAATGGTGAAGTTGCATAAAGAGCAAAAGAGGCGTGCTGAAAAAGAGAACAGGGACCGCAGAAGTCGCGATCAGGATTACAGAGAACCTGATAATGAGAATAATGGAGATTTAGGCATGCACCGCATTGCTGATAAAAGGAAATCTGGTCGGAAGGTTGAAGAATTTGGAGGCACTTACGATGATAAAGATGGTGTGAAAA ATATTTATAGCCAAGAGTTCACTTTCTGTGAAAGAGTAAAGGAGAGACTACGCAGTCCAACTGATTACCAGGCATTCTTAAAGTGCCTCCATATTTATAGTACAGAAATAATTACAAGAAAGGAGTTACAAAGTTTG GTTGCTGATTTACTAGGAAAATTCCCTGATCTTATGGAGGGGTTCAATGAATTTTTGGAGCGCTGTGAACGAATTG ATGGATTTCTCGCAGGTGTTATGAGCAAAA AATCTTTGTGGAATGAAGGGCATACATCAAAGTCAGTGAAGGAGGAGGAGAAAGACAAAGAACAGAAGCGTGAAATTGATGGTAAAGAAAAGGACCGGTACAAGGAGAAATACTGGGGAAAGTCCATTCAAGAGCTTGACCTTTCAAACTGTCAGAGCTGCACACCCAGTTATCGACTTCTTCCTGAAGAT TATCCGATACCTACAGCGAGCCAAAGGTCAGAGCTTGGGGCTCAAGTATTGAATGATCACTGGGTATCTGTGACCTCAGGAAGTGAGGACTACTCATTCAAGCACATGCGTAGAAACCAGTATGAAGAAAGCCTGTTTCGATGCGAAGATGATAG GTTTGAGCTAGACATGCTTTTGGAGTCAGTGAGTTCAACCACTAAGCGTGCAGAAGAGTTGTTGAATTCCCTTAATGATAATTCAGTTGGTGTGGATGGTCCCGCCCGTATTGAAGACCACTTCACAG CATTGAACTTAAGGTGCATTGAACGTATCTATGGTGACCACGGACTGGATGTGATGGACATTTTGCGGAGAAACCCGTCTCTTGCGCTGCCTGTTGTGTTAACCCGCTTGAAGCAGAAACAGGAGGAGTGGACGAAATGTCGCTCAGACTTCAACAAAGTTTGGGCTGAAATTTATGCTAAGAACCATTACAAGTCGCTTGACCACCGAAGTTTCTATTTCAAGCAACAAGATTCAAAGGACCTTAGCACAAAAT CCTTACTGGCGGAGATCAAAGAAATTAAGGATAAAAAGCAGAAAGAAGATGACATGATTCTTGCTATTGCTGCTGGTAGTAGACATCCAATAAGTCCTCATCTTGATTTTGAATTTGCTGATCCTGAAATTCATGAAGACCTGTACAAACTTATCAAGTATTCTTGCGAAGAGGTTTGTTCCACAGAGGAGCAATTAAATAAAGTACTGAGGTTATGGACCACCTTTCTTGAGCCAATCTTTGGTGTTACTTATCGTCTTCATGGCTCTGAGACTACTGACGATGATGTCTTGTCGAAGCATCTTGGTTTGAAGAACAATGGAACTAGCATTGGCGAAAGTGATGGAAGTCCTCGTGCAGATGCTACCACTACTAAGTCTAAGCAATCGAAAGTTGTCTGCAATGGAGATGCTAATTCCTCTCCTCAACGAGTAAATTCTTCCAGGACAAGCTTCACAAATACAGATGCTCACCCCAAGGAAGATGGATTAGCGGCAGCTGGTGAACACTTAATTAGTTCTGATGCAGCTACTGCCCTCGGAGCAGATAATGTTTGTGCAAGATTGGAAAGTACTTCAG GGCGCAGTACACGACCTAGTAATGGCACTGCTGAGGATGGCCAAGGAGCCAAGTCTAATACTGATAACATACCAACTTCCGAG TGTGACACTTCAAGATCACTTCCCTTGGTAAATGGCGGGTTTGCTGAAGGTTCTAGAATCAATGGGTATAATGCTGATTCAGTTGATCCCTCCAAACATGAGAAGGAAGAAGGTGAGCTGTCGCCTAATGGGGACTTTGAAGAGGACATTTTTGGTTTTCGAGATGGTGCCTCCCGTAATAGAAGTATGCAATATCAATCTGGGGGTGCTGAAGTTGTTGGTCGTCAGGATGCTGCTGGCGATAACGATGCAGATGCTGATGATGAagatagtgaaaatgtttctgagACAGGAGAAGATGTTTCAGGTAGTGAGTCCGCTGCTGATGAGTGCTCTCGGGAGGAGCATGAGGAAGAAGATGATGGAGAGCATGATGAGCTTAATGGTAAAGTTGAGAGTGAAGGTGAGGCTGAGGGCACGAGTGAAGCAAACTTTGTTGGAGGTGATGGCACTGTGTGTCAAATGTCTGAACGGTTTTTGCTTACTTCGAAGCCTCTTGCTAAACATGTGGCTTCACCTCAATTTGGGGGTGTCAAGAGCGACCTGCAGGTCTTTTATGGAAATGACGATTTCTACGTGCTTTATAGGCTTCATCAG ATTTTGTATGCAAGGTTATTATCTGCAAAGTGGAATGCAACATCATCTGAATCAAAGTGGAGAACTGGAAAGGATACTGGCTCTGATCCCTATGCCAG ATTCATGAGTGCACTGCATAGTTTGCTAGATGGATCTGCAGATAATGCAAAGTTTGAGGATGAATGCAGATCAATCATCGGGAATCAGTCGTATGTGCTATTTACTATGGACAAACTGATATATAAACTGGTTAAGCAG CTTCAAACTGTTTCAAGTGACGAGCTGGACGGCAAGCTGCTTCAGTTATACGAATATGAAAAATCGCGGAAACCTGAGAAGTATGTTGATTCAGTTTATTACGAAAATGCTCATGTCCTCCTCCATGAGGAGAACATTTACCGGTTTAATTGT ACATCTTCCCCGACTCGTCTGTCCATCCAGTTGATGGATGATGGAAGCGAGAAGTCTGAAGTTGTTGCAGTTTATATAGACCCCAGTTTTGCTGGTTATCTGCATAATGATTATCTTTCTGTTGAACATGGGAAGAAAGAGTCGTCCGCAGTTATGCTAAAGAG AAACAAGAGAAAGCGCACCGACCATGACGTACCTTCTGCCCTGTGCATGGTGATGGAAAATATTATACTCGTAAATGGTTTGGAATGTAAGATGGCTTCGAATTCATCAAAG aTTTCTTATGTACTGGACACAGAGGATTTCTTTTACCGTCTTGGAAGGAAAAGAAGAAACATTTCTGCTAGCAGATTATCATGTCATGGCCAGGCGAGAGTAGAACGCTTTCAACGTGTTTTGACGTCCTCATTATGA
- the LOC132623658 gene encoding paired amphipathic helix protein Sin3-like 2 isoform X3: protein MKRFRDDVCANPQFKRPFGSSRGESYGQSQLPGSGAGGGGSGSGGGGGGTGEGGAGASVSTQKLTTNDALSYLKEVKDMFQDQREKYDLFLDVMKDFKAQRIDTAGVIARVKDLFKGHPNLILGFNTFLPKGFEITLTDEEQAPQKKTVEFEEAISFVNKIKKRFQNDDHVYKSFLDILNMYRKEHKGITEVYQEVAALFEDHPDLLDEFTRFLPDTSGTASATQTSFGRPSFNRYDERSSAIPLLRQPHMDKQRFRRDRIISSHAERDPSVERPEMDDDKTMVKLHKEQKRRAEKENRDRRSRDQDYREPDNENNGDLGMHRIADKRKSGRKVEEFGGTYDDKDGVKNIYSQEFTFCERVKERLRSPTDYQAFLKCLHIYSTEIITRKELQSLVADLLGKFPDLMEGFNEFLERCERIDGFLAGVMSKRHTSKSVKEEEKDKEQKREIDGKEKDRYKEKYWGKSIQELDLSNCQSCTPSYRLLPEDYPIPTASQRSELGAQVLNDHWVSVTSGSEDYSFKHMRRNQYEESLFRCEDDRFELDMLLESVSSTTKRAEELLNSLNDNSVGVDGPARIEDHFTALNLRCIERIYGDHGLDVMDILRRNPSLALPVVLTRLKQKQEEWTKCRSDFNKVWAEIYAKNHYKSLDHRSFYFKQQDSKDLSTKSLLAEIKEIKDKKQKEDDMILAIAAGSRHPISPHLDFEFADPEIHEDLYKLIKYSCEEVCSTEEQLNKVLRLWTTFLEPIFGVTYRLHGSETTDDDVLSKHLGLKNNGTSIGESDGSPRADATTTKSKQSKVVCNGDANSSPQRVNSSRTSFTNTDAHPKEDGLAAAGEHLISSDAATALGADNVCARLESTSGRSTRPSNGTAEDGQGAKSNTDNIPTSECDTSRSLPLVNGGFAEGSRINGYNADSVDPSKHEKEEGELSPNGDFEEDIFGFRDGASRNRSMQYQSGGAEVVGRQDAAGDNDADADDEDSENVSETGEDVSGSESAADECSREEHEEEDDGEHDELNGKVESEGEAEGTSEANFVGGDGTVCQMSERFLLTSKPLAKHVASPQFGGVKSDLQVFYGNDDFYVLYRLHQILYARLLSAKWNATSSESKWRTGKDTGSDPYARFMSALHSLLDGSADNAKFEDECRSIIGNQSYVLFTMDKLIYKLVKQLQTVSSDELDGKLLQLYEYEKSRKPEKYVDSVYYENAHVLLHEENIYRFNCTSSPTRLSIQLMDDGSEKSEVVAVYIDPSFAGYLHNDYLSVEHGKKESSAVMLKRSVSRNKRKRTDHDVPSALCMVMENIILVNGLECKMASNSSKISYVLDTEDFFYRLGRKRRNISASRLSCHGQARVERFQRVLTSSL from the exons ATGAAGCGATTCAGGGATGATGTTTGTGCTAATCCTCAATTTAAACGCCCATTTGGTTCTTCGCGTGGAGAATC ATACGGCCAATCACAGCTTCCTGGAAGTGGCGCTGGTGGAGGAGGCAGTGGCAGCGGAGGCGGCGGCGGCGGCACCGGTGAAGGGGGTGCTGGTGCCAGTGTTAGTACCCAAAAGTTGACAACTAATGATGCATTATCTTATTTGAAGGAAGTTAAGGACATGTTTCAAGACCAAAGGGAGAAATATGACTTGTTCCTTGATGTTATGAAAGACTTTAAGGCTCAAAG AATTGACACTGCGGGTGTCATAGCAAGAGTCAAAGACTTGTTTAAAGGCCATCCAAATTTGATCCTTGGCTTCAATACTTTCTTGCCCAAGGGCTTTGAGATAACCCTCACTGATGAAGAGCAGGCTCCTCAAAAGAAAACAGTTGAGTTTGAAGAAGCAATCAGCTTTGTGAACAAAATAAAG AAACGTTTCCAAAATGATGATCATGTGTACAAGTCTTTCCTCGACATTTTGAACATGTATAGGAAGGAACACAAGGGCATCACTGAGGTGTACCAGGAG GTTGCAGCTCTTTTCGAAGACCACCCAGATTTGCTGGATGAGTTCACGAGATTCTTGCCAGATACTTCAGGTACTGCATCAGCAACACAAACGTCGTTTGGCCGCCCTTCCTTCAATCGTTATGATGAGAGGAGCTCTGCTATTCCCTTGCTTCGGCAACCACACATGGACAAA CAACGTTTCCGCCGGGATAGGATTATCAGTTCTCATGCAGAACGTGATCCTAGTGTTGAGCGCCCTGAGATGGATGATGATAAAACAATGGTGAAGTTGCATAAAGAGCAAAAGAGGCGTGCTGAAAAAGAGAACAGGGACCGCAGAAGTCGCGATCAGGATTACAGAGAACCTGATAATGAGAATAATGGAGATTTAGGCATGCACCGCATTGCTGATAAAAGGAAATCTGGTCGGAAGGTTGAAGAATTTGGAGGCACTTACGATGATAAAGATGGTGTGAAAA ATATTTATAGCCAAGAGTTCACTTTCTGTGAAAGAGTAAAGGAGAGACTACGCAGTCCAACTGATTACCAGGCATTCTTAAAGTGCCTCCATATTTATAGTACAGAAATAATTACAAGAAAGGAGTTACAAAGTTTG GTTGCTGATTTACTAGGAAAATTCCCTGATCTTATGGAGGGGTTCAATGAATTTTTGGAGCGCTGTGAACGAATTG ATGGATTTCTCGCAGGTGTTATGAGCAAAA GGCATACATCAAAGTCAGTGAAGGAGGAGGAGAAAGACAAAGAACAGAAGCGTGAAATTGATGGTAAAGAAAAGGACCGGTACAAGGAGAAATACTGGGGAAAGTCCATTCAAGAGCTTGACCTTTCAAACTGTCAGAGCTGCACACCCAGTTATCGACTTCTTCCTGAAGAT TATCCGATACCTACAGCGAGCCAAAGGTCAGAGCTTGGGGCTCAAGTATTGAATGATCACTGGGTATCTGTGACCTCAGGAAGTGAGGACTACTCATTCAAGCACATGCGTAGAAACCAGTATGAAGAAAGCCTGTTTCGATGCGAAGATGATAG GTTTGAGCTAGACATGCTTTTGGAGTCAGTGAGTTCAACCACTAAGCGTGCAGAAGAGTTGTTGAATTCCCTTAATGATAATTCAGTTGGTGTGGATGGTCCCGCCCGTATTGAAGACCACTTCACAG CATTGAACTTAAGGTGCATTGAACGTATCTATGGTGACCACGGACTGGATGTGATGGACATTTTGCGGAGAAACCCGTCTCTTGCGCTGCCTGTTGTGTTAACCCGCTTGAAGCAGAAACAGGAGGAGTGGACGAAATGTCGCTCAGACTTCAACAAAGTTTGGGCTGAAATTTATGCTAAGAACCATTACAAGTCGCTTGACCACCGAAGTTTCTATTTCAAGCAACAAGATTCAAAGGACCTTAGCACAAAAT CCTTACTGGCGGAGATCAAAGAAATTAAGGATAAAAAGCAGAAAGAAGATGACATGATTCTTGCTATTGCTGCTGGTAGTAGACATCCAATAAGTCCTCATCTTGATTTTGAATTTGCTGATCCTGAAATTCATGAAGACCTGTACAAACTTATCAAGTATTCTTGCGAAGAGGTTTGTTCCACAGAGGAGCAATTAAATAAAGTACTGAGGTTATGGACCACCTTTCTTGAGCCAATCTTTGGTGTTACTTATCGTCTTCATGGCTCTGAGACTACTGACGATGATGTCTTGTCGAAGCATCTTGGTTTGAAGAACAATGGAACTAGCATTGGCGAAAGTGATGGAAGTCCTCGTGCAGATGCTACCACTACTAAGTCTAAGCAATCGAAAGTTGTCTGCAATGGAGATGCTAATTCCTCTCCTCAACGAGTAAATTCTTCCAGGACAAGCTTCACAAATACAGATGCTCACCCCAAGGAAGATGGATTAGCGGCAGCTGGTGAACACTTAATTAGTTCTGATGCAGCTACTGCCCTCGGAGCAGATAATGTTTGTGCAAGATTGGAAAGTACTTCAG GGCGCAGTACACGACCTAGTAATGGCACTGCTGAGGATGGCCAAGGAGCCAAGTCTAATACTGATAACATACCAACTTCCGAG TGTGACACTTCAAGATCACTTCCCTTGGTAAATGGCGGGTTTGCTGAAGGTTCTAGAATCAATGGGTATAATGCTGATTCAGTTGATCCCTCCAAACATGAGAAGGAAGAAGGTGAGCTGTCGCCTAATGGGGACTTTGAAGAGGACATTTTTGGTTTTCGAGATGGTGCCTCCCGTAATAGAAGTATGCAATATCAATCTGGGGGTGCTGAAGTTGTTGGTCGTCAGGATGCTGCTGGCGATAACGATGCAGATGCTGATGATGAagatagtgaaaatgtttctgagACAGGAGAAGATGTTTCAGGTAGTGAGTCCGCTGCTGATGAGTGCTCTCGGGAGGAGCATGAGGAAGAAGATGATGGAGAGCATGATGAGCTTAATGGTAAAGTTGAGAGTGAAGGTGAGGCTGAGGGCACGAGTGAAGCAAACTTTGTTGGAGGTGATGGCACTGTGTGTCAAATGTCTGAACGGTTTTTGCTTACTTCGAAGCCTCTTGCTAAACATGTGGCTTCACCTCAATTTGGGGGTGTCAAGAGCGACCTGCAGGTCTTTTATGGAAATGACGATTTCTACGTGCTTTATAGGCTTCATCAG ATTTTGTATGCAAGGTTATTATCTGCAAAGTGGAATGCAACATCATCTGAATCAAAGTGGAGAACTGGAAAGGATACTGGCTCTGATCCCTATGCCAG ATTCATGAGTGCACTGCATAGTTTGCTAGATGGATCTGCAGATAATGCAAAGTTTGAGGATGAATGCAGATCAATCATCGGGAATCAGTCGTATGTGCTATTTACTATGGACAAACTGATATATAAACTGGTTAAGCAG CTTCAAACTGTTTCAAGTGACGAGCTGGACGGCAAGCTGCTTCAGTTATACGAATATGAAAAATCGCGGAAACCTGAGAAGTATGTTGATTCAGTTTATTACGAAAATGCTCATGTCCTCCTCCATGAGGAGAACATTTACCGGTTTAATTGT ACATCTTCCCCGACTCGTCTGTCCATCCAGTTGATGGATGATGGAAGCGAGAAGTCTGAAGTTGTTGCAGTTTATATAGACCCCAGTTTTGCTGGTTATCTGCATAATGATTATCTTTCTGTTGAACATGGGAAGAAAGAGTCGTCCGCAGTTATGCTAAAGAG ATCTGTGAGCAGAAACAAGAGAAAGCGCACCGACCATGACGTACCTTCTGCCCTGTGCATGGTGATGGAAAATATTATACTCGTAAATGGTTTGGAATGTAAGATGGCTTCGAATTCATCAAAG aTTTCTTATGTACTGGACACAGAGGATTTCTTTTACCGTCTTGGAAGGAAAAGAAGAAACATTTCTGCTAGCAGATTATCATGTCATGGCCAGGCGAGAGTAGAACGCTTTCAACGTGTTTTGACGTCCTCATTATGA